In candidate division KSB1 bacterium, the following are encoded in one genomic region:
- a CDS encoding FAD:protein FMN transferase, with protein ARPCASVTVVANSAMEADALSTAIFVLGPEKGLALAERLPGVAAVIVAEDHGALQWWATPNIRGKLEVL; from the coding sequence GCGCGTCCGTGCGCGAGCGTCACGGTGGTAGCCAATTCCGCCATGGAAGCCGATGCGCTTTCCACGGCCATCTTTGTATTGGGACCGGAAAAGGGCCTGGCCCTTGCAGAGCGTTTGCCAGGGGTGGCGGCCGTGATAGTGGCAGAAGACCACGGTGCCCTCCAATGGTGGGCCACGCCCAATATCCGGGGCAAGCTTGAGGTCCTTTAG